The region CTACTTGACCCAACTCACAAAATATATCTTCTTGATAATAATAACTTTCTTTTTCCCACTTTAGAGATGATGAGTAATGATTTAGTTGCTGTTGGTGGAGATTTTCATCCCCAAAGACTTATTAATGCTTACGAAAATGGTATCTTTCCTTGGTTTATAGATGAATATAATCATATCCATTGGTTTAGTCCAGAACAAAGAATGGTTCTATTTCCAGATGAATTTAAAGTTTCTAAAAGTCTAAGAAGAACTATAAACAATAAAGGCTTTATAGTTAAAACAAATGAAAATTTTGAAGAGGTTATTAGAAACTGCTCAACTATAAAAAGAAAACATGAAGATGACACTTGGATTGATGAAAATTTTATACAAGCTTATACAAATCTTTTTAAACTAGGTTATGCTTACTCTATTGAATGTTATTTAGATGATAAGTTAGTTGGTGGTCTTTATGGCATACTTGTTAATGATATTTTTTGTGGAGAAAGCATGTTTGCAAAAGAAAAAGATGCTTCAAAAGTTGCATTTTATCACCTTTGTAAACAAGCAAAAGAAAATGGAATCAAGCTAATAGATTGCCAAGTATATAATGATCACTTAGCTAGTTTAGGTGCTAAAGAGATTTCCAGAGAAGAGTATTTTAAACTACTGTAATACTTTTATTAAAATCTTCATTTAAAAAACAATTTTTTCCTATTATATTAATAATTATTTTTTATATTTAATTAAGAGATTAATCAATATTATTTATTATTGTATTATCGCAACAATATAGATAAAATCAAGGAGAAAAGAGATGAAGAAAACACTTATAGCACTAACTTGTGCAATTAGCTTATCATATGCCATAGACTACGATCCTGTTAAAGGAAGTATGTTGTCCCTTTCATGTGCCTCATGTCATGGAACAGATGGAAAATCTGTTGCAATTACACCACTTATTGCGGGGCTTGGAAAAACAACAATGTATAATATTCTTCTAGATTATAAATATGATAGAAGACCAGGTACAATGATGCCAAAACATGCAAAGGGTTTCACTGATGCTGAATTAGAACAAATCAGTTACTACTTTTCAAAAATCAAAAGATAAAAGGATAATGTTATGATGAATAGAAGAAATTTTAATAAACTACTTGCTAGCTCATTTGCATTGTCATTTGCAGCATGTTCAAGTGTAACAAGTATGACTTCAACTTTACCAAAAGATAGAAAAAGAGTTGTTATAGTTGGTGGTGGATT is a window of Halarcobacter sp. DNA encoding:
- the aat gene encoding leucyl/phenylalanyl-tRNA--protein transferase; amino-acid sequence: MELLDPTHKIYLLDNNNFLFPTLEMMSNDLVAVGGDFHPQRLINAYENGIFPWFIDEYNHIHWFSPEQRMVLFPDEFKVSKSLRRTINNKGFIVKTNENFEEVIRNCSTIKRKHEDDTWIDENFIQAYTNLFKLGYAYSIECYLDDKLVGGLYGILVNDIFCGESMFAKEKDASKVAFYHLCKQAKENGIKLIDCQVYNDHLASLGAKEISREEYFKLL
- a CDS encoding c-type cytochrome, with amino-acid sequence MKKTLIALTCAISLSYAIDYDPVKGSMLSLSCASCHGTDGKSVAITPLIAGLGKTTMYNILLDYKYDRRPGTMMPKHAKGFTDAELEQISYYFSKIKR